A window of bacterium genomic DNA:
CAATAATTGGAATAGGTTTATTTACAGGTCCTCTTATTGTTGGTATTTTAAGTCAAATTTTTGGAATATTTAATGGATTTATTTTTTCAGGCGTTCTTATTTTAATAATTTTTCTTTTTCAAAAATATCTAATAAAATAAAAAAATGCTTGTAATTAAAATTTTTTCGGTTTTTTTAATAATTATCGCAGGAATAATTGTCAGAAAAAAAGGACTTATTTCATCTTTGACAATCAAAGAAATGTCTGTAATTATAACAAAAGTTTTCTATCCCTCTCTTATATTCTCTTCATTTTTAAGAAATTTTACATCAGAAGACATTATAAATAATTATATTCTGCCACTTGGAACAATTCTTATTATGTTTGTAGGTTACCTATACGGAATAATTTTTACAAAATTTATTAGATTCAATAATGAAAAAGAAAAAAACACCTTTCACTTTCAATGTACAATAAATAATTACTCATTTTTGCCCTTACCCATTATCCTTTTTTTATATGGAGAAAAAGATATACCAAAACTTATACTTTCAACATTTGGTTCTGAAATTTCTGTCTGGACAATTGGAATTCTATCATTAACAGGAAACAGATTTGAAAAAAAAGCATTAAAGAATTTATTAAGTATCCCTATGATTTCAATAATTTTTTCTGTTATATTGATATTTTTAGAAAATGTAATAACTATAGAAAATCAAGTAATTATTGAAAGTGGAAAATCAATTTTAAATGTTATAACCCTTCTGGGGAATGCTACCATACCTGTTGCTTTATTTATTGCAGGTGCAAAAATGGGAGAAATTGAATTGAAGGACATTTTTATATTTAAATCATTGTTTCTTGCAATTTTAAGATTGATATTAATTCCTTTAACCTGTATCTTTTTATTCTATATTTTTTCTTTCCCCTATGAAATAAGAAGAGTTTTAATTGTTGTAACTATTATGCCATGCGCAATTGCAAGTATTGTTTTAAGTGAAGCATTTGAAGGTGATAGTAAATTTGCAGCAGAAACAGTCCTTTTAACACATCTTTTTTCTCTTATAACTATTCCCCTTTTCCTCTATTTTTTTAAGTGAGAAATTTTAAATGAAAAATATATAATAAAAGTTTTTTAGGTTTCATTAATTCAGATAAATTTAGTATTTTCAGAGTTTTTATGTTTATCTTTTCTGCGTTAGTATTACCCAAGCATCAAAGAGAAAAACCAATGGAGGATAAGGGATTTGAACCCTTGACCCCCAGACTGCCAGCCTGGTGCTCTCCCAACTGAGCTAATCCCCCATTTTCAATAAATAAATTATAAGGGTATCCCTTCAAAAAGTCAACATTTAAAATTGCCTCATTAAAAAATAGGCCTCTAAATCCCTTGTCTTTCCTTCTTTCTCCAAGCCCACC
This region includes:
- a CDS encoding AEC family transporter, which encodes MLVIKIFSVFLIIIAGIIVRKKGLISSLTIKEMSVIITKVFYPSLIFSSFLRNFTSEDIINNYILPLGTILIMFVGYLYGIIFTKFIRFNNEKEKNTFHFQCTINNYSFLPLPIILFLYGEKDIPKLILSTFGSEISVWTIGILSLTGNRFEKKALKNLLSIPMISIIFSVILIFLENVITIENQVIIESGKSILNVITLLGNATIPVALFIAGAKMGEIELKDIFIFKSLFLAILRLILIPLTCIFLFYIFSFPYEIRRVLIVVTIMPCAIASIVLSEAFEGDSKFAAETVLLTHLFSLITIPLFLYFFK